The stretch of DNA GACCTGGCCAACACGCTCAAGTACGGCTCGCTGCCGCTGGCCTTCGACCAGTCCGAGGCCGAGACGGTCTCGGCGACGCTCGGCGTGGCCTCGCTGGAAGCGGGCCTGATCGCGGGCGGCATCGGCCTGGCGCTGGTCGCGGTGTACTGCCTGGCCTACTACCGGCTGCTGGGGATCCTCACGATCCTTTCCCTGGTGCTGTCGGCGGGCATCGTCTACGCGGTGCTGGTGCTGCTCGGGCGGTGGATCGGGTTCACCCTCGACCTCGCCGGTGTCGCCGGTTTCATCGTGGCGATCGGCATCACGGCCGACTCGTTCATCGTCTTCTTCGAACGACTAAAGGACGAGGTCAGAGAGGGACGCACGTTCCGCTCCTCGGTGCCGCGCGCGTGGACCAGGGCCAAGCGCACGATCCTTTCCGCGGACGCGGTGAGCTTCCTGTCCGCCGCGGTGCTCTACGTGCTGGCGGTCGGCCAGGTGAAGGGCTTCGCGTTCACCCTCGGCATGTCGACCGTGCTGGACCTGGTCGTGGTGTTCCTGGTGACGCATCCGCTGGTGGCGATGGCCTCGAAGAACAAGTTCCTGTCCAAACCCTCGGTATCCGGTCTGGGCGCGGTGCAGCGCATGGCCGCGCAGCAGCGGCGCGACGCCCGCTCCCGGGGTGCTTCCACGGCTAAGGAGGCTTGACGGTGTCGACAAACAGCGACGTCGCCCGTCCCGAGGGCGTGCTGCACCGGCTCTACACCGGCACCGGCGCGTTCGACATCGTCGGCAAGCGCTCCCGCTGGTACATCGCGCTGGGCCTGCTGACGCTGGTGTGCATCGGCGCCATGGGGTTCAAGGGCTTCAACCTCGGCATCGACTTCGAGGGCGGCACCAAGATCCAGCTGCCCGCGGCCGGTGCGCAGGGCCCGATCTCCGAGGACCAGGTCCAGGACGCCTTCCGGGACGCGGTCGGGCGACCGGCCGAGACCGTGCAGATCGTCGGTGCGGGCGACAGCCAGTCCATCCAGGTGCGCAGCGAGTCGCTCTCGCCGGACCAGGTCTCCGCGGTCAAGCAGACCCTGTTCGAGCAGACCCGGCCGCTCGGTGACAACGGGCAGCCGAGCCCGCAGGCGGTCAGCGACAGCGCGGTCAGCGGCACCTGGGGCGGTGAGATCACCCAGCAGGCGCTGCTCGCGCTCGGCGTGTTCCTGGTGCTGGTGACGGTCTTCCTGGCGTTCTACTTCGAGAAGTGGATGGCGGTGGCGGCGCTGATCGCGCTGCTGCACGACGTGGTGGCGACCGCCGGGCTGTACTCGCTGATCGGCTTCGAGGTCACGCCGAGCACGGTGATCGGTCTGCTGACCATCCTCGGCTTCTCGCTCTACGACACCGTCGTGGTGTTCGACAAGGTCAAGGAGAACACCCGCGGCCTGCTCGGGCTGACCCGCCGGACCTATCCGGAGGCGGCGAACCTCGCGGTGAACCAGACCCTGATGCGCTCCATCAACACCTCGATCATCGCGCTGCTGCCGGTGCTCGGGCTGCTGGTGGTCGGCGCCGGGCTGCTCGGCGTCGGCGTGCTGCGGGACCTGGCGCTGGTGCAGCTGATCGGCATGCTGGCCGGCGTGATCTCGTCGATCTTCCTGGCCACGCCGCTGCTGGTGGACTTCAAGATGCGCGACCGCAAGTACCGCGCGCACGAGGCGAAGGTGTTCCAGCGCAGGCGCAAGGCCGCGGCGAAGGCCGCGGGCGAGGAGGAACCGGACGAGCCGGAGGAGCCCGCGCTGCAGGAGCGCGAGATGGCCGGTGCGAGCAGCACGGCCGCTGCCAAGGCGCCGACGCCCAGCGGCAAGAAGTCCGGTGGCGGTGGGCAGAACCGCCGTCGCCCGGGCGGCAAGTCCAGCCGTCCCAGCGGTAAGCGACGGCGTTCATGACCGAGGATGCCGTGCGGGTGGTTCACCCGGCGCTGCAGGACGCGGCGCGGCTGATCCGGGAGGTGCCGGACTTCCCGGAGCCGGGCGTGCTGTTCCGCGACATCAGCCCGCTGCTCGCGGACGGTCCCGCGCTGTCCGCGGTGGTCACCGCGCTCGCCGACGGATTCGAGTTCGACCTGGTCGCGGGCGTGGAGGCGCGCGGTTTCCTGGTGGGCGCGGCCGTCGCGCAGGCGCACGGCACCGGTGTGGTGGGGCTGCGCAAGCCGGGCAAGCTGCCGGAGGTCGCCGACCGGGTCGACTACACCTTGGAGTACGGCTCGGCCGGACTGGAACTTCCGGCCGATGCCGTGCGCCCCGGGCAGCGGGTGCTGGTCGTGGACGACGTGCTGGCCACCGGCGGTACGCTCAACGCGGCCTGCGAGCTGCTGCGCCGGGCCGGCGCGGAGGTGGCGGGCACGGCGGTCGTGCTGGAGCTGACCGCGTTGAACGGCCGCGCACGGCTCGACGGTGCCGGGGTGCACGCGCTGCTGGCCGTGTGACCGGCGGGACTGGGCTGATCGGTCCCGGTGAAGTCCGGGCGACGGTTCGCAGCCGAGAGTGACCGTTCGGCGGTTCGGGGGATGCCCTGGGAAGGTCCGTAGCCCGAACGGCGTTATTCTCGATGTCCGGGTCGTGACCGCCTCAAGATCCGGGTGCACGTTGTCCCCTCCATGCCCGGGAGCGCGCGGTGAGCCAAGACGTCGAGTCTCCTGCCCCTGCGGCCGAGCAGGCCCGCCCTGC from Saccharopolyspora sp. SCSIO 74807 encodes:
- the secF gene encoding protein translocase subunit SecF, which encodes MTVSTNSDVARPEGVLHRLYTGTGAFDIVGKRSRWYIALGLLTLVCIGAMGFKGFNLGIDFEGGTKIQLPAAGAQGPISEDQVQDAFRDAVGRPAETVQIVGAGDSQSIQVRSESLSPDQVSAVKQTLFEQTRPLGDNGQPSPQAVSDSAVSGTWGGEITQQALLALGVFLVLVTVFLAFYFEKWMAVAALIALLHDVVATAGLYSLIGFEVTPSTVIGLLTILGFSLYDTVVVFDKVKENTRGLLGLTRRTYPEAANLAVNQTLMRSINTSIIALLPVLGLLVVGAGLLGVGVLRDLALVQLIGMLAGVISSIFLATPLLVDFKMRDRKYRAHEAKVFQRRRKAAAKAAGEEEPDEPEEPALQEREMAGASSTAAAKAPTPSGKKSGGGGQNRRRPGGKSSRPSGKRRRS
- a CDS encoding adenine phosphoribosyltransferase, producing the protein MTEDAVRVVHPALQDAARLIREVPDFPEPGVLFRDISPLLADGPALSAVVTALADGFEFDLVAGVEARGFLVGAAVAQAHGTGVVGLRKPGKLPEVADRVDYTLEYGSAGLELPADAVRPGQRVLVVDDVLATGGTLNAACELLRRAGAEVAGTAVVLELTALNGRARLDGAGVHALLAV